CCAGCAATGTTACTGTCGGCAGTGGTAAAGAATAGACCCAGCTCGGTATCGACATCCTCTTCAACAGTGATGTTGTTTGCCACCTGGAAGCTAAACGCGTCGACGACTGGTGCAATTTCGATTTTCAGGATTTGGCTGTTATCTATCTCCGTATTACCGCTGGCATCTGTGGCGATTACTTGTACCGGGATATCGATGGTGCCGGCAAAATGTTCTGTGAGATAACGTAGCTCGAGTGTAGGAATAGCAGCCTCTGTGAAAGACCAGCCCATTAAGATGTCACCGGATGCATCATACTCCTCGACAACACCGGGGCCGCCGATCCAGGCAGAGTGCGCAACATTAGTCGCCGCCACATAAAACGAGATAACGTCGTTATCTAAGCCGTCACAGTTGCCAGCGATATCAGTATTAAGATGACTGGCAAAGTTGATGGGTGCTTGATCCTCAATGCCATCGACAATCTCGCCTGTTGTGAACAGCGGTGTTGGCTGACAGGCAATGCCATCTAAAACAGGCTCATTAAACTGCAGTGTGATATCGGTTGATATCACCTTGCCGTCAGTGAGCTTACCGGAGGTATCAGGGCTGTCGTTGTGCCAGGCTGAGGCGCGGTCGATGACACGAGCCTCGATCTGGATCGTCTCAACACCAACGCTGCTGGAAGAGATGACCAAGCCATCGGCAATCTCGACGAGGATATCCTGTAGGCTACTGCTCGTCAGGCCCGTCGCATCGATGATCCACTCACCGTTACCCTGGTGGATGGCGCCGTTAGGGTGGGTAACGAAGAAGTCCTCGTTGTTGGGCATGATGATAGTGATGGTATCGAGCCATTCGCTGCCATCAACATCGGCCTCAGTGAACTGCACCTTGCCGGTCAAATCGATGCTGCCATTGGTGCTGACTAGGGTGTCGCCAGTACCGACCAGCTCTGTCTCATTCTCTACCACTGGGTGCACATCGACACGAATACTTGAGTTGATCGTTTGCAGGTCAGTACGGCCTGTGCCAGGCGCGGTATCGAGGACTTCATAGCTGAGTCCCCACTCGAAGCGGCCAGAGAAATCCGGAATTGGCTGGAACTGTACGGTATTGTTCGCCAGCGTCAGCGCAATATCGCTACTGTAATCTGATAAACGAATTTCCCCACTGGCATCGACGGTGACGGTGGTACCATCGATGATAAAGACGTGGCCAAGGGGGAGGCCGCTGAGCAATACGTCGGTCACTTCCTCGGAGCCATCGGCGTCTTTAAAACCTGGGTTTAAGTTAAGCGTGAGGGTACCATCCTCGCTCACGTGTTGATCCGCGGGTGCGAAGACACTGCTCTCGACGATCGGTGCAATATCGAGGTTTGTGGTAATAGTAAAGGTTGTACTGTCGCCGTCAGGCTCCGTGATGATTTGCTCCATATCAAAACTAAGGATACCCGAGAGGTCTTCAGGTGGTGTGATATAGAGGTTCTCAAGGTGGGTTACGCTGATTTGATAGATCGGGTCGCCAGCACCGTCGAAATCAACCACGTTGAGATAGATCGGCTCACCCGCCGAGTTACTGAAGTAAGCACCATCGGGAACACCGATCAGTAACACGTTGCTAAATTCTGAGTGGTCTAAATCGGTACTGCCCAAGAGATAGTCGAGGGAAAAAGGCACGTCTTCTTGGCCAAGGTTGGTCGGGATATTACTTATTGTGAAGTGGTTGCCACCGTCGTTCACCAAATTCCAGCCAGGTCCTGATTCGAGTTCTGGCTCATCAACCACACCGGTAACATCGATTGTCACTTCTTTCGTCTTACCACGGTTAGTTTCTGGTAATGGTACGAGCCCATCTTGCGTGGTGTCGTTGGCGATCGGGGTCACCTGCATGGTGAACTCTTGATTGTAAGAACTGACATCTTGCTCGGGCTTCAACATTGCCAAGCCAGCTGTGATGTCGGCATAGTTAACGACTACTGTGGTGCCGGATAGGGGGGTGCCGTCAACCTCGACGGACCAGCCAGCGGGGATGACGAGTTCAAAGCTGAGGAACTCTGAGCCATCGGGATCTGACAACGTGCCTTCGATATAAGGCTGCAAGTCAATGAGCTGATCCTCCAGCGAACGGATATTCTTCACTCTGATGCTGGGGTCGTCGGCCATTGGCGTGATATTGACTTCCACCACGACTGGCGTCTCTGCCGTGTCGGCATTGTCTTTTTCTGTGGTGATCGAGATAAGGTCGAAATGATACTGGCCGGCAATACCGTAGGTTGCCCCGATGACACTCAGCTGGCTGATCTCTTCGGGCAGCAAGATATCATTCGGGCTAAGGACTGTGGTTCCCATCATGACAATGATTTCACTATCGATGTTACCGACCCGATAGGTCACATCCTCAGAGCCATCATTGTCGACACTGATGGCCTCTAGGTCGAGATCAGTAGCACTGGTATCCTCGTCAAAGGCGACGATATATTTCACCACATTACCGCTGCCATCGACTTCAACACTGCCGTTATCCTGCCAGACAGGGGCATCGGCGACGGAGATCACACTGAGGTCAACGGTGCCATAGAATTCACGTGGAGATCCGCCCACAATGTCCGTTTCTAAGGTGAAATCTAGCTGATAATCGGCGAACGGGTTGATTTCTGACAGTGTCTCGTTGGCGTTAGAGACATCTTCTGCAGGAATGTAAATCAGATTGCCGTTGGGTTTGACGATACCACCAGCAGCATCGTAATCGAGTTCTGAACCAGAGAGTGTAAACTTGCCGCCGGAAGCAATTAGCTCAACCCGCGGACCGCCACCGGGAGGGTCAAGGAATAACCTACCGCCATCAAGACTGTTCTCGTCGATATGTAAGAACGTCGCAGTCTCTATAATTTCGACATCGCCAGCCTCAAAGCGCATATCGAGCAGGAACTCGCTATCCTCATAATCTTCCAAATTAGTCGGCTGTACCATATAGAAACCGTTATCTTCGATCTCTAAGTTAATCAGTGCTTCCGCCGTATCGCCATCACCATCTTCTATAGTGTATGTTAACTCCTTCAAATCCTTGATAATCTCTGAGTCGAAGACAGAAGAGGTCAGCTCATAATCACCATTCTCATGCAGCGTAAACAGGCCAATAGCATCGACCACTCCTGGAGAAAATATGGTGTAACTCCAGCTCGGATCTGGGCCAGGATCATATGACACTAGGTCGGTGTCGTGAAAAAGGCCAATAATCTTAGCCGGTGTATCCGCGCCTTTGTCATCATTACTAAAGACGCTACCGGTGGTTGAGAAGCCTTCGATAACATGGATGGTATCGTCGTTGGCGACAGGGACATCATCTTCAACAGTGATACTTACCTCGGCGACGGGTGATAAATCACCATCGGCATCGATCGCTTGCAGTTTCAAAGGGAAGACGATGTCATCATCCGTCGCAAACGGATGGTCAAGTGGGCCTTTCAATTTAAACGTGAAGAGACCGCTGTCGTTGATGGTAACGGTAAACACCAACGCCCCGTCAGCCCGCGCCTTATAAGTGCTTCCCTGTAGCTGCATCGTCACAGGGTTGCCACGAGACGTTAGGTTGAGGGCATCAAAATCCGCCATTAAAATGGTGTAGCCCACAATATCATCGCTGTGCGGGTGTAACTGAATCTGCGTCGTATCGTTCTCGCTGGCATTACCGGAATTACCCAGCCCGACCTCGCTTACAAGAATGGGTGCCGCACTGTCGAAGACCGGGTCTTGGCCGTCGAGTACCGAAACGGTGATATCGCTTAGGTGGTCATCGCCATCACTGTCCGTCAACAAGATGGGGACCGTTAAACTCAGGTCATCAATCTCCGTATTGCCATCGGGGCTGACGTGGTCGATAGGCCCCACCACCTCGACGGTGATATCAACGACTGCGGTTTGACCGGCAGGTAGACCGTCCGGCTGGGCGACGACCGGCGTTAGGTTAAATACCAGCACGTTTTGGTTGGTGGTTGGGTTATAGGCGACCATATCATCGCCGGAAAACTTCAATTTTAACGCGACACCGTTCTGCGTGATTGGATTGCCGCTATCATCGATCAACGGTTGGTTATTGGTGATACCAAAGGTCTGTGTGACGATGCGATCGCTACCTGCCGTGACTGTCCCTTGCGTGGTGATGACAGAGGGAACCCCAGTATTAATTGGGTCTATCGGGGTCTCAGAAAGCTGTAAGCTCGTATCGTTGATGCTGATTGTAGGGTCTGTGCCATCGACAATACCGATGTTGATCATGCCTTCGGTACTGTCTCCGTCATCGTCGATGACATAAACGGGAAGGCTCAGGTGGGCGGTGTCATCAGCTTGAGCGATTTGATCGAGCGAGTCATACAGACTGAATAAATAATCTGTTGATGAAGCCACCGTACTGTCCGGTGCCCCCTGGATCTGAACCGTGAAGACAATCGTGTTCGGGGTAGGGGTATCAACATAGGCTTCGAGTAAGCTACCGTCAGCACTGACCCGATATTGCACCGGGTAGCCGTTTGAAGTTAGCGTAGGGAAGGTTGCACCATCCTGAAAGACTAACGCGGCAATCGCGTCACTTCCGACATCGGTCTCAATACTGCCGGTTCGCTCGATGGCGCTGCCTGTTGGTGCGGTTTCCGTAATATCGGCAGGGGCCACCGGTGTTGCGATGAATGGATCGGCACCATCATTAATGATCATCTCGGCCTCACCGACCAACAGCGAAGTACCATCAAGATCGTCACCGACTACGGTCAAGCGCACGGTAAGCACGTCATCAACAATATGGTCTAAAGGCTGGAACAGCTCCATTAGCACCGCAATATCAGCATTTCCTGTACTGTCTGCCGTCGCTGCCGCACTCAAGTCTAAGGTAAAAACTGTGTTGGTTACGTTACCAATGAAAGCGGTAATCTGGCGGCCATCTGCTGATAAACTGTAGCTAAGACTATCGCCAGAGCTCTCTAAGTTGAGCGCCTCAAGATCTGTCACGACATCGGCAACAAACTGTAAAGAGCTCACAAGAACATCATCGGAGCCCGCTGTTGCCAAGATCGCAGCCGTACTGGTTACCGACTCGGTCGGGCTTAAAATATCTTCTGTTAATGTTGCCGTGCCGTCTCCAATGCTTCCCTGTGCACCATCAACCACGGTAATCAACGCAGGGCCCACTGCAGGGTAACCATTGTGATCATACATGGCATATTCAAAATAAATCGTCTGCGATACGGTGTGATCAAGGTTACGGGGCGCGTGTAGCTCCCAGGTGCCATCACTGAAGAAGACGAGGTCGCCCTTAACGGTATTGACGGTAACCGAGCCGCCATCCGGCACGACCTCTATAGCATCAGGAACACCATCATCATCAGTATCGACAGAGACGCCGAAGAGCCGGGCGGGCTCTAACACGACCGTATTGCTGGCTAATAAGTCATGATAGTTGCTAATGGCTTCCGTTGTCGTTTCAGAGTAGAGCGGTATGTCGATAGGGGCCGCATTAGTAATAGTCACTTCAACCGGCGACAAGACGGTTTCAGTGGTACTGTCCGCATCGATCTGAGTGGTCTCGACCATGATACGGGTGGCGATCGTCTCAACACCGTCTGGATGATCAATGTTGCGAGACTGCGTTATTTGTACGGTTTGCGCGACAGCGTCGATGACCATGTCGAGAACAAGCTCTCCCGATAGCGTTCTGAGTTCCATGTGGGTGTCACTCAGCGAAATAATCTCCATTCCCTCATCGGCGGAGGTTAAGGCGAGTAGCGCTGTTTGTGTCGTTGAAAAACGATAATCATCGAGAGGGTCGGCATCGTCACCAAAGGTATTGATCGCTACTGTATCGGTGGGTGTCGCGCCCACAGCAATACCAAACTCACTGATCGCAGCAACATCCGGTAAATCGAGTGCCGGTGTGACATCTGAGGCCTCGTTGCCGGCGATATCTGTCGACAGCGCCGTCATCTGCCAGCTTGAATTTGTCGACAAGCTGGTCACTGTGACGCCGGTGACCTCCCAGTTACCGAGATTATCGATGACTTGGCCGGTAAAGCTCTGGCTTTCAGAGAAGTCATTGCTAAAGGTAATGATGACCGGCTGGTTAATCTCGGCATCCGATGTACCGCGAATGGTCACGGTCTCACCGTTCTTCAAAGCCTCGATATCGAGACCATTATTGACCACGGTACCGCCCATGCCATCATCGTCACCCGTAATCGGCGTGACAATATCATTCACCAAAATCGTATCTTTGATAATCGAGGTGTCAGATGTCGCTGGGTTGCCGTGGCTATCGGTGACCGAAGCGGTGGCAGTAATTCGATTGCCGGAGAGGGCAGTCTCGTCCAAGCTGGAGATATCGATGCCATCTATTTGCCAAACGCCGCCCACCACAACGGCTTGCACAGTAATATCACGAGCCGGAGTACCATCGGACAGTACGACCGTCACTGTGGCACCGTCTTCGACATCAGTCACATCGCCGCGAACACTAACCGTGTATTGCTCATTTTGATTGATATAGTCATCATCTTGAATATATTCGATGGTGACTGCGGCCTGCGTATCTTTAAGGAAACTCTCCTGATAAACCGCCACATTACCGGCAATATCCTCACCGGTGGCGTCGACGATCAAATCACCGTCGACGAGACCACTGACGTCAGCGTCGAAGGTCCAACTACCGTCGGGCTCCACCACAGCAGTAAACCCATCGAGTACTGTGCCGTCACTATCAGTGATCGTGAACGAGAGTATTTGCCCGGGTTCAATCTCACTCGTCGTACCACTAAACGTCGTACCATCAGGAAGTTCAGATTCGAGCTTGTTAATCACCTCATCATCGTAACCGGTCTGTTCATTTTCAATCGTGACGTCATCGATTGAGGCGAGGGGATCGTAGGGGATGGTATTGGTAGCCGTTGCCTCGTTACCGGCAACATCAACGGTCTTCGCATCGACCGTCAACTCACCAGGGGCCAGATCGCTGAAATCGAGCCCTTCAAAGACCCACTCACCACCAATGATTTGTGCATTACCGGTGATGGTATTACCAAGGCTATCGGTAATAATAAAGTCAACCGGCTGGCCCTCTTCAACATCGACAATACCGCCTGTAACGGCAGCTGCCAAGCCTTCTACTGCATTGATAACGCCGTCATTATCGACAAAGTGAACATCAATTTCGGCGGTCTGGTCGAGATCGATATGGGTTTCATCCGTCGCATCATCACCATACTGGTTGGTCACTTCAGCAACAGCAGTTAAATCACCGTCGACAAGCGAAGAAAGGTCCATATTAGTCTGCCAAGTACCACCATCAACAATCACTTCCTGTGTAATGCTATTGCCTTCGCTATCGGTCACCGTCACGGTGATGATCAAGCCGTCTTCAACATTGAAGATGGTGCCCTGAACCAAGGTGTCCGGTGACTCATATTGGTTGAGCACACCATCGTTATCAATGATTTCAATAGTAATACTGGGTGTAACTAATAGATCTGTTTCGTTATCAGAGGATGCTGGGTTACCCGCCTGGTCGACAGTATTGGCCACGACCTTTATTGGGCCATCTTTTAATGTAGAGATATCGCTATTATCGAGATCCCAGCTGCCATCCTCTTTAAGCGTCGTGGTGAACGTGAGTTTTTCACCACGCTCATCGGTGACGGTAATGGTGACAAGGGCGCCTGGGTTAACGTTATCAAATTGGCCACCCACTTTGGTCTTGTGCGCTTCATCAGCATTGATCAAGCCGTCAGCAACATCTTCAATGACAACGTTGACGCCCTCGGCTAAGACGTCTTTAATCGAGTCGTCTATATCGTCAACCACCTTGTCAAAGCTATCCGTCACCTCTGCCGTGGCGGTAAACTTACCCTCGGCGAGTGCTGTTAGATCGACCAGCCCTAAGTTCCAAACACCGGCTGTCGCCAACGTTTCAAAGCTTAGAGACTCCCCGTTTATATCTGTGACAGTCACGATGATAATGCGATCGTCATCGATATTCGTGGTCGTCCCGTGCAGTAATACGCCCGGTGCTTCAAATTGGTTAACGTAACCATCAAGCCCAACAGGGTACTCATTATCTTCAATAATAATGGTGACCGCTGCGCCATCACGGTGATGCCAATCGTTGGTTGAGTTATCGAATACCGGAGGAGGAGCAGAGAAAGTCACTGGCGGTAAAAATGTATTAAAGCCGGATAGGGGGACAGTATGTGTCCCCAGATGATATAGCGGGCCATGATGAAGAACATCCGGCGTGTGCAATAAACCAATACCTGAATAATAAAGCTGTAGGTTGGTTTGCCCGGTGTTGAGGTGACTGGTATCAAAACCAGACTCTGCAATTCTTTCGTCGCCGGTACGGTCGATTTGGTGGTGGTACTCTCGACCATCGTTAGGCAACTCCTCATCGCCGAGTTTAATCGGGTGTTTGACACCGTCAATAATAATGTCGATACGTCCACTTGAACTTTTTACTAACTGCGCATCGATGAACTCATGAATCTCGACATTATCAGGTATCTCATCGGGGGGAAGTTTCTTGAGACTGCCGTCTGCATGTAATGCCCAAACCTCACCGCTTATCCGTAAGTAGATGATATTGTGAATGCTAGCCATAGCTTTTGTTACCTACACGTTTCTACTCGCGTAGCTATATCACTCACAAGTGACGGAGTAATAATTCGTAATCCCGATATAGACCTTTGATTTGTTTATATCCGTTTAAATAGGGCGTTTCAGCACGATTAGCCATCCGTTTGCCTTTATCAGGCATGCTGGTTATAACGTAACAGAGCAAACAAGCCCTGATGTACACAAGGAATCAATAATACTCAATTTAACATAATATACATTATGCGCAATTGGCTATTAGGGCCCTTAGAGGCCGTTCTAGGCTATCTACCTGATTGATAAGGTGCTGGAAAATCATATTCGAAGTTTGAAANNNNNNNNNNNNNNNNNNNNNNNNNNNNNNNNNNNNNNNNNNNNNNNNNNNNNNNNNNNNNNNNNNNNNNNNNNNNNNNNNNNNNNNNNNNNNNNNNCCTATGTTAAAGCCGCCCGTGTTAGGAGATATAACACGGGCGATTTACGCGCAGTGGCGCTTAACATAAGCTGCAATCACATTATGCGCAATTGGCTATTAGGGCCCTTAGAGGCCGTTCTAGGCTATCTACCTGATTGATAAGGTGCTGGAAAATCATATTCGAAGTTTGAAATGACGCTGTCGGCCCTAAATATGACGCTGTCAGGACAAAATGTCGTTAAAAACTCAAAAGCCCATCGCAGACACCGGAGTGACTGCGGCTTGCATTGCTGCGCCTCGCAACTCCGGTGTCTGCGACTGGCAAAGAACGAGACGACGAAGACTGCCACGCGTGATGGCGACAACACACGATGACAGGCGCTGCACGGTAATACCAAACGCCTGTAGATCTTCAGAACTCAGGTTAAAAACGGTGTCGCCATCCTTGAACGTAAAAAAGTCACGATCATTGATACTGCCGGTATAAATCGCGTCAAGATCCATCAAAACCGGCTGAATTACACTGACAGCATCACCAGAAACCTCAGACAGGCTGTTACCAGCAGCATCACCATCAGCAATAGCAGCAGACGAAACAGTTTGCGCAACAGAAGCCGACTGATCCGCCAGCTCTTCAGGCCGATCTTCCCCAAAACGAGACAAGTTGTAGAAAAAAAACACAAAACAAATGAGTGTGACCACTCCAAAAGCCACCAACTTAGGTTCCTTATAAAGTGGTTTATCTTCGCTAGATTCTTGCGCAACCCCCGTGGCTGTTGACTTATAGCAGTCGAAGTAGCGTTTATCGGCTCGGTACTTCTTGTGACCACCAATAGCGCTGGTGAGTGATTGTCCAGATGTTGAAGCGTCATGACAGACCTCTTTCCAACAATGTTTATGAAACGGAAGTAAATTCGATAGATCGCGGTGACGGTAGGCAAACTCACAAACTTGACGCACTTCCTTATGAACTTTGCCAATATTGGGTGTTGCCATGTAGATGTCCCAATTGTGATGGCGATGGCGATCGAAGGCATCCTCAACCGTCGCCGGGCGACCAACCTCCTCGGCTGCATCCTCACCGTCAGGGAAGTCAAACACATCAAACTTCTTAATACGCGTCGGGTAAATCTTTTGGACTTCATCCATGAAAATGAGCGCTCCCTGCGGCGCCCAATGGAAAAACTTGGCCATCAAATCAAAGCCGTCTTTATCGTGGTTGATTGCAACGATAGCCGCAGAGTCTGGGAAGCGCTCACCGAGTGCTGCTTCAATACGATCAATCGAATCAAAGCCGCGCAGGTTTGTAACAACAACCCTCCCCTCACGCAGCGCAGGAATGACCTTGAATTGCATGATGCCAAAGGATTTATAGCTGCCCGGAGCGCCATGATGAACGACGGCTGTCATCAGAACATCCCCAGAATAAACCGTGTCACATAGGCGTTAAGCAGGACGTTAATTGCATCCGGTATTCTGAACGCAGTAATAATCCCCATGATCTTACTATCGATACCGCCCCAGGCACTATTGATCATGGCGGAGAGGCCAATATTATCGAGAACCGCAACGGCGACCTCATAAGCAAAGACCATCGCGACCATCTTGGCCTTAAACATCCAAATCACAACATACGAGCCGAGCTGTACCAACGCCTCATTAAAAAAGGTATAGACATCAACCGTAAAGAAATCGATTAAGGTCTGAAAACCAACCATCACTTGATCCATATTACCCCCTAATTTTTAGCTGATAAGACGATAAACGCGGCCGACAAACTCGCGCACGCCAAAAACACATTGCCAACAATGGACAACAAAGACATGTGCCGAGCAATGGAAAAATCAACATCGACACCACGGATTTTCGAGACATTAGAAGCCACACTCCCCCCTCCATTCACGCTCAAGCTCAACCGATCGTAGAGGTCATCTTTAACCTCGTTAAACTTATCTTCGTATTCAGACTGAGCGTCGGCCATCTGCTGAGTGAGATCCTCGAACTGACCGCGGTCAGGGACTCTGAGCTTTTTATTGCCAGCGATGCACTGTAGATACGTTTTCGATTGAGGGTTACAGGCACCAGTCGCGACCTCAGCACCTTGAGAATCGGTTTGAACCGGATTTTCCACCACAGCCGGAGGCGGTTGGTCTGACGGGTTATTACCGGGCTGTGACGGGTGATCCGGCGGTAACTCAGGGTCGTATTGTTCTGGTTCTGGACAACTCGCCAAGTCCCAAACCGGCACGTTATTATCACAAAACTGCGACGGCGTCGGACGATCACACGTAAGACCTGACGAGCCGTAGCGGCTGGGGTAACCATCGTCACAGATCTTAGGCACCGGACAATTGGCACCGTAGCAAATTTCATCCGACACCGGGCACTGATTCGCGGAGTTCGGCCGGGAACCGTCGGGGCAGACATAGTTGCCATCAAGGTCGGTCGGGCTGCCCTCACCGGCCTCATCATATGTCCCGCCGAGAGGCTCCCCCTCGGCACCGGTAGCAGGCGCGGCAGGCAACGGGGCGCAATCAGTAGAGCCATCACCGGACGCGATCACCGCAGAATTTGCACCACAACCACCATTCGCTGGCACGCCATCCAAACAAGCGGTACCACCATTGAAAAAGCCGAACGCCCCACCGGCCGCTTCGCACGAGTCTTTTTGAGCCGCGCAATCTGGGTTTGTCAGTATGTCGTTGGAGTTCTCACACGCGTCAGTTGGCTGATCGTCCATACAACCTGTAGAGAAATTTGTCAGACAATCATCAGGGGCGTCGCACTGCTCTAAAGACTGATCCCAGGCGAACCCATCGTCACACGGCCCATCGTCATCACTTTCAGGAATGTAACGATGACAATAGTAACGATTATCATCGGCCTCAAAACGAACAGCAGTTATTACCCCAGAATCCATTACAACCCCCAAAAGGTCGTAACACGCAATTCGGCGAAGAGCTTCAGTCCCCGTGCTTATACGGTAAGTCCAGCCCGCATTCGCAGACATAGACGACATCAACAAAAGAACCACCAACAAATAACGCATCCCTGCCCCACCAATCAAAGAAAAAAAAGGAGGCCGAAGCCTCCGTTGTACAAGCTACGCTATGCGGCCGGTGTAAAACCCATAGACAAAGGACATCCAGAACACCGACACAAGAAGCAGCGTATACACGCTAGGAGCGTTTAAGCAGGCTGATAATAAAACCAACACCGACCATTATCGCGGTTAGACCGATAAGACCAGTAATCGCCAGCCCTACAGAGACCTCACCAGCAGCGAATGCATCCGTGATATCGCTATCAGCAGCCATTGCACCAGCAGATACAAGCATGCCAGCACCTGCAACAACACCAGCCTTTGAAAACTCTACAACCTTGCCTTTAACTTCTTTCAACATAATAAACTCCATTTCTATCATTTTTATGAGCGTGACATCAGCCTGATGACTTTGCCCGTTACATGTCCGCTAATGAACGTGACGATGCAGCCAGAAAGCACGGCGGCGAACATCGCAGGATCAAAGCTAAACAATTCGGTTAGCGTATTTGACAGAGTTATAACCGCTGTCAGATCGCAAGATTCCATTTTTAGCCAGCCTTCTTTAGCGCTGCTGGCTTAACGTCAACAACATCAAGATAAGTGGTGTCCTCATCAAATTTCTTTTGCTGACCAGTACTTTTATCTGTCCAAGTCTTATGGCGAACAACACCGCGAACATTCACTTTAACTTCAACCTCTTGTAGTGGGCTGCCCAATGCTTGGTCAGAGTAAAGCTTGAACTTTGACGGGTGACTGAAAGCGTCCGGTGCCGGAGTAGTCACAATCGTGATCGTTCTGCCGTTATAAACTTCTGATTTTTCGATGCGTGCTGTCATAGTAAATTGCATATCAGTACCTTTTGGTTACGAGTAATCGGCATCATGTGCCTGTTTTGCCTTCGCATCTAAGTAAGCGAGAGGAGATCTGTTAGATAGAATTAGTGGTGAAGATGGGTTTTTCTGGAGGGTTTCAACCTGCAATTTCAACGCGAGATACAGTTCCTCAGTCCAACCAAGAGTGCCGTTTTGAGCCATTTTTTCACGTTCCGCAAGGATATTATCGACGTTGCCGCCATCGATGATCCCCTTTGCAAAATGGTAGATAAACCGTTGATCTGAAACGGGAGAAGCTAAGCTAAACATGGCAAATCCTTATGCAATGAGTCGTAAGTGGCGGCGACGGTCATCAAACCCAGATTCGGGCTCAACGTACCAATCTGGGCGTTGCTGGCTGAAGTCCACGTTAATCAGCTGAACCATAGAGACAACGTTTTCATTAGGCTTATCTGGGTCAAGCGATTTAAGAAGTGCCCGAGAAATACCGGCATCTTCCAAGTGTTTTACATTACGGAAAAAAGTTGAGCTTTTCTCAGAGGCGAGTTGATCATAGCCCTCGCGTTTAATATCTCGATACATACGAAATATCGCAT
Above is a window of Sinobacterium caligoides DNA encoding:
- a CDS encoding zonular occludens toxin family protein — protein: MTAVVHHGAPGSYKSFGIMQFKVIPALREGRVVVTNLRGFDSIDRIEAALGERFPDSAAIVAINHDKDGFDLMAKFFHWAPQGALIFMDEVQKIYPTRIKKFDVFDFPDGEDAAEEVGRPATVEDAFDRHRHHNWDIYMATPNIGKVHKEVRQVCEFAYRHRDLSNLLPFHKHCWKEVCHDASTSGQSLTSAIGGHKKYRADKRYFDCYKSTATGVAQESSEDKPLYKEPKLVAFGVVTLICFVFFFYNLSRFGEDRPEELADQSASVAQTVSSAAIADGDAAGNSLSEVSGDAVSVIQPVLMDLDAIYTGSINDRDFFTFKDGDTVFNLSSEDLQAFGITVQRLSSCVVAITRGSLRRLVLCQSQTPELRGAAMQAAVTPVSAMGF
- a CDS encoding DUF2523 family protein, giving the protein MDQVMVGFQTLIDFFTVDVYTFFNEALVQLGSYVVIWMFKAKMVAMVFAYEVAVAVLDNIGLSAMINSAWGGIDSKIMGIITAFRIPDAINVLLNAYVTRFILGMF